In the genome of Cynocephalus volans isolate mCynVol1 chromosome 10, mCynVol1.pri, whole genome shotgun sequence, the window GGAAGGGCTGCttaagtactttacatgtattGATTAACTGcatcctcacaataaccccattctcatttcacagatgagaaaactgaggtatcCAGAATAGGGAATGTACTTGGCCAGGGTCACACAAGTGAAAAATAATAGACCAAGAATCCAAACCTTGGGGATTTGGCTTCAGAgcccatcctttttttttttttactcacagAACCCTTTTAACCACTGCACTCTGCTaggcattcttttaaaaagtactgtagggctggcccatggctcacttgggagagtatggtgctgataacaccaagtcaagggttaagatccccttactggtcatcttttaaaaaaaaaaaaaaaaaaaaaaaaaaagcgctgTAGATACCAGGCCTGGTTAAAGGGCCACACTCTAAGGACCCCCCCCCAGGTTAGCTTGCAGTGGCAGAGTGGGTGATGAATTACATGAGCAGGACACCTCTGCTCCTCtgtcatcccccccccccccaatttctGTGACCTAGGAGTGCCATGGGCCAGAGCAGGGGATGGTGGGGGGGTGATGATTCCTGATATCCCTGAATGCTGACTGTCCCCTGATACCAGGGCCTGGGACCTGTAGGACCCTGGGGGCAGATGGGTCCAGTATACCCCCTGCCTGTCCCTGCTGGGTCTCATTGCTGTGTGCCTGGCCCACAGTGAGCTGGATTACTATGACTCCCACAATGTCAACACCCGGTGTCAGAAGATCTGCGACCAGTGGGACACTCTCGGTTCCCTGACCCACAGTCGCAGGGAAGCCCTGGAGGTGAGGAGAGATAGTGCTACCCATGGATCCCTGTGCCCTGCTGCCCTGGGGCTGGAGGGGTGTATGAATGATTCCGGACCTGTGGGCTTCCCCTGGCCCCCTCAGAGGGGCCTTCTCTGACCCCTCAGTGTCCCAGACAcctccctctccacccctcctGCTCACTGACTGACCTGCCTTCCCTCCTctgtccctgtccctctccctgcccccgtACACCAGAAAACGGAGAAGCAGCTGGAAACCATTGACCAGCTGCACCTGGAGTACGCTAAGCGGGCTGCCCCCTTCAACAACTGGATGGAGAGTGCCATGGAGGACCTCCAGGACATGTTCATCGTCCACACCATCGAGGAGATCGAGGTctgctttacacacacacacccatccatcTTCCCTTCAGAGGGGACCTCTGTGGGGCCAGGCTGCCCCCTCATTCCCACTTCTCCCACCAGGGCCTGATCTCAGCCCATGACCAGTTCAAGTCGACCCTGCCGGATGCTGACAGGGAGCGAGAGGCCATCCTGGCTATCCACAAGGAGGCCCAGAGGATCGCCGAAAGCAACCACATCAAGTTGTCAGGCAGCAACCCCTACACCACCGTCACCCCCCAGATCATCAACTCCAAGTGGGAGAAGGTGGGCCAGGGCCCATCAGGAGGGCTGGGGTGGGCCGGTCAGGCCCAGGGGCCACCACCCTGACGGCTCCTGTTGGGCGTTACCTCTGCCAGGTGCAGCAGCTGGTGCCAAAGCGGGACCATGCCCTCCTGGAGGAGCAGAGCAAGCAGCAGTCCAATGAGCACCTCCGCCGCCAGTTCGCCAGCCAGGCCAATGTTGTGGGGCCCTGGATTCAGACCAAGATGGAGGTGAGAGTGCTAGAGCCCCCAGCTCTGCTGAACCCAGGCAAACTCTGGGCAAAATTGAGGAAGAGCCCTGGATGAGCCCCCTTGGTGAGGAGGTTGCCAGTGGTCCCTGGGCCAGCAGACTTGGAGGCCTTGTAGATCTGGTCCCCACTCTCGCCAGCTGGGAACCCTAGTCACATCGCAGGCTTAGGAGGGTCAGCAAGATTACAGCTCCTCAGCTTATGAGGAGGTTATCTCCCAAGAAACCCcttgtaaagtcaaaaaaatcTTAAGTTGGACCATTGCAAGTGGAGACAGTGTGTGTACCGATGAAAAAGGCAGTGCCACCCACAGAGAAACTTGGTTGAGGAGTTGAATGAGTATGGCTTCAAGCCTCTTCTCTGCCCTGGGCTAATGATCATGAGCCTCAGGCACAGTTTAACCCCTGATTCTCACTTCTCTCATCTCCAACATGGTGATGGAAACAGTTGCTTCATTCCCTCAACAGCCATCTTCTGTGTGCTGCTTTGTGCCGGCCCTTTATGAGTGTTGCAGCGTAGCTGTGAGCAGAACAGTCCAAGCTCACTGCATGCCTGCTAGGGACCCTCAGGACCCAGCTGCGGGAGGGTTTGCAGTGCGGCTAATAGCGACTCTGGCCACCACTCACCAAGCACTCGCCACATGCCAGCCACCAGGCTGACAGCCACGGCCTCATTTAAACTCAACAAGCCCATGAGGGGGCCATAGATGCCAGGCGGGTCAGCCTGTAGGTTCCGTGTCAGCTCCCCAACATGTGCAACTCTCAGGAGCCAAGGGCAAGGGATGCCCTGGCCAGGAGCCACAGGTTCTGAAGTCAGCCCAGCCTGGATTGCCTTCCTTGATCCTCAGTTTTCATGTCTGCAGTCAGGGCCTGTCAAAGTCCTAGGCCTCACAGAGAAGTCAAGGGTACAGTGAGATTAGGCGTGTGAAGCACTTGGCACAGATAGACTTCCCATCGTGGCAGGACTGCAGGGGGATGGTCATGAGCAGCAGGCCTTCTAATTCAGAGAACCCATGCATGGCAAAGGCCCCAGGCTTGAGGGGCCAGTGGCAGGGGGTGGGCCAGCAGCAGGAGAGGTCTGCTCAGGgtggctggggtggtggagggtgCACCAACGTCAACCTGCCTGCGGTACCCACTTCCCTGTAGGAGATTGGGCGCATCTCCATCGAGATGAATGGGACCCTGGAGGACCAGCTGAGCCACCTGAAGCAGTACGAGCAGAGCATCGTGGACTACAAGCCCAACCTGGACTTGCTGGAGCAGCAGCACCAGCTCATCCAGGAGGCCCTCATCTTTGACAACAAGCACACCAACTACACCATGGAGGTGAGGCCCGGTTCCTGTGGTCGCCCAGGCCAAACTCCATGTTCAAAATGAGTTTTGCCCAGTAGGAAAGAGATGTCTGCTGTGTTCTCTAGCTCCTTTTTTCCTACCCtgttttaaaatgattgaaaagaCTAGACAAAAATGTTCACccagttttaaaaatcagtttcccTAGCTCTGCTTGCCCATTTCAGGACAAGCTTACCCAGGACCAGGGAGGGGTGACATTTGCCTCCACCTCCAATCCCCGTGGCCCCAACCCTGCTAGCATGTGCCGGTCAGTGCACCAGCTCACCAAGGGCTAACTGCGTACCAGGGATTCACGAGCTGGTCGCTGTCATATTGGTGACTTGAAATTGTCCATGGTGAGAGTATCTACACCATGCAAATCTTCAGATGTCACAAACCAGAGTTAGTTTTTTGTCTGTTCCCCCAAAGGGACAGTTGTTAATAACTGACCAGTGTGTCTCTAAAAAGTCTCCACATGGATCCGGGCACATGTATCTTGGGTCCTTGCCCCCTGTGCTGTGTCTGTCACTGGGAGCTACACCACAGTGACATAAACCCTGCTGGTTGGCAGAGGCAACAGGGAGACCACAGCCTGTGTCCCTGTATTCAGATAAGGTGTACAGGAAAACATAGGGCTAGAGTAGCACTTGGGCAAGAGTCCCCAGGGCAGGCCTGACCCCCACAGCACCCCGCTCAGCATAGCACCCTGCTGCCCCACCTGCCCACCATCAtgcctgtcctcctccccagcacATCCGCGTGGGCTGGGAGCAGCTGCTCACCACCATTGCCCGCACCATCAACGAGGTCGAGAACCAGATCCTCACGCGTGATGCCAAGGGCATCAGCCAGGAGCAGATGCAAGAGTTCCGGGCCTCCTTCAACCACTTCGACAAGGTGAGCAGCTCCCTCTGCTTCCTAGGTGTCTTCCCTCCCCTGTCACTGTCACCCATCTTGCCCTCCTCCGTCTTTGCATCTGTTCGTTCATTCACATCCAGTTGCTGAGCATCAGCCACTGCTCACAGGGTGGGCAGGGCCCCAGCCACTGACAGGAATGGGGTGCAGTGCCTTGACCCATGGTGTGGGCAGCTTCACACATGAGGAGAAGCAAGGAGCTAGGGGGTCCCAAGCCTCACCCTCCGAGGCTACATCCTCACCAACCTGCCCATGAGACCCTGAAACAGATCAAGTCCCAGCACACCCGGGATTTGAGACCTAGCCCATGAATCTGgcccacgcacacacacagggtttttaaaattcagatttggTCTGGCTGCCCCTTTAGATGGGCCCTGAGCACCCAAGTTGCCCCAgtccccagcccaccctgctgGGCCAATGTGTGACCTGCCTGGCCTCTGTGGGTAAGAATGTGCAACCTCAGCCCTGCACCTTCATGCAGCCCCTCATGTCCCCAGCTGGTATACTGCAGTCCCCTCTTACCCACCCCAAATCCTGAAGGCAAGGAgagctcccctccctcccacgAGTCCCAGGACACAGTCCTCAGTTCTGCACCACTCAGCTCCTGCCCTGCTCTGGGGCAGAGAAGGTGAGGGAGGCCTCTGCCTGCTTCTGGGCCACCCAGGCAGAGGGCAGGATGAAAGGGGCTTGCACCTACACCTGCTCCACTCATCCCCGGCCATGACCTTGTCCACCACATCGTCTCTAACAATGTGTTTCCCTCCCCCATGTGTTCCCCCGCTGCCCTCTGCATGTGGCCCtggccccctcccacctctgcacTGGCCGGGTCTCCACACTACCCCTCCCTGGTCTCCACACCTGCCTCCGGATGGCCCTGGCAGGACCATGGTGGGGCGCTGGGGCCCGAGGAGTTCAAGGCCTGCCTCATCAGCCTGGGCTACGACGTGGAGAACGACCGGCAGGTACGCGTACCCTGGGCCCTAGTGGACCGTGGCATTAactgctcttctctctctctctccttctttctttctccccctccctttcaCCATTCCACCCCTGCCATCGTGTGTGCCATTTCACTGGCTCTCTTACCGCCTCCTGCCCGTGCCTCTCTGGACACCTTCCCCCTTACCTGGTCTCTCGGggcctcctctttctcccctgccACTGTCCTGTCTGCCCGCTGTGCACATGGGGCGGCCCCTCTTGCCTACTCTGGGCCTGGCCTCCTCTGCTATGCCTGCGTCCTCGGAGCAGAAGCAGACAGGCAGCATGGACTCCGATGACTTCAGGGCTCTGCTTATCTCCACAGGATACAGCCTGGTatgcagcctctgcctcccccGGCCGCAGGGCCGCTgcctgcccttcctcctcctcctcctcctcctcctcctcctccccccccctcctcccccccctccTCCAGAGCTTC includes:
- the ACTN4 gene encoding alpha-actinin-4 isoform X7 — translated: MEDYEKLASDLLEWIRRTIPWLEDRVPQKTIQEMQQKLEDFRDYRRVHKPPKVQEKCQLEINFNTLQTKLRLSNRPAFMPSEGKMVSDINNGWQHLEQAEKGYEEWLLNEIRRLERLDHLAEKFRQKASIHEAWTDGKEAMLKHRDYETATLSDIKALIRKHEAFESDLAAHQDRVEQIAAIAQELNELDYYDSHNVNTRCQKICDQWDTLGSLTHSRREALEKTEKQLETIDQLHLEYAKRAAPFNNWMESAMEDLQDMFIVHTIEEIEGLISAHDQFKSTLPDADREREAILAIHKEAQRIAESNHIKLSGSNPYTTVTPQIINSKWEKVQQLVPKRDHALLEEQSKQQSNEHLRRQFASQANVVGPWIQTKMEEIGRISIEMNGTLEDQLSHLKQYEQSIVDYKPNLDLLEQQHQLIQEALIFDNKHTNYTMEHIRVGWEQLLTTIARTINEVENQILTRDAKGISQEQMQEFRASFNHFDKDHGGALGPEEFKACLISLGYDVENDRQGDAEFNRIMSVVDPNHSGLVTFQAFIDFMSRETTDTDTADQVIASFKVLAGDKNFITAEELRRELPPDQAEYCIARMAPYQGPDAVPGALDYKSFSTALYGESDL